Proteins encoded in a region of the Geobacillus genomosp. 3 genome:
- a CDS encoding winged helix-turn-helix transcriptional regulator, with protein MGHVCGKMYNCEKELTLAVIGGKWKMLILWHLGKGGTKRFGELKALMPGITQRMLVNQLRELEADLIVERKVYPVVPPKVEYSLTEHGKSLMPILDAMYEWGKNYMETVVKGQVKINESAK; from the coding sequence TAACTGTGAAAAAGAATTGACACTTGCTGTTATTGGCGGTAAATGGAAAATGCTTATTTTATGGCATCTAGGAAAAGGTGGGACGAAGCGGTTTGGCGAGCTGAAGGCTCTCATGCCGGGGATCACCCAACGAATGCTTGTTAACCAGCTGCGAGAACTGGAAGCAGACCTTATTGTTGAACGCAAAGTCTATCCAGTTGTTCCTCCAAAAGTAGAATATTCACTTACTGAACATGGAAAAAGTCTAATGCCAATTCTCGATGCTATGTATGAGTGGGGTAAAAATTATATGGAGACGGTCGTGAAGGGCCAAGTAAAAATCAATGAATCTGCCAAATAA